In a genomic window of Acidobacteriota bacterium:
- the ilvC gene encoding ketol-acid reductoisomerase produces MRRIQIGDYVEDVIERSDYPMDKVREILGRERIGVIGYGPQGHGQSLNCRDNGIDVVVGQRRGGNGWKKAVEDGWVPGVNLIEDITQVVEQSTLVMYLLSDAGQGAQWPNIKPHLKPGDALCFSHGFALTYNDQTGVVPPPDIDVILVAPKGSGTTVRRLFLEGRGINSSYAVDQDYTGRARERCLALGIAIGSGFLFETNFKKEVYSDLTGERGVLMGAIYGLWLAQYEVLRARGHSPQEAFNETVEEATQSLYPLIAENGMDWMYANCSTTAQRGALDWFKRFRDANVPIFEELYDKVARGEETRRVLAANRAADYREALTRELKEVEQSEMWRIGKVVRELRPERQSGE; encoded by the coding sequence ATGAGAAGAATCCAGATCGGCGACTATGTCGAGGACGTCATCGAACGCAGCGACTACCCCATGGACAAGGTCCGGGAGATTCTGGGTCGTGAGCGCATCGGCGTCATTGGCTACGGCCCTCAGGGCCACGGGCAGTCCCTGAACTGCCGGGACAACGGGATCGACGTGGTCGTCGGGCAGCGCCGCGGCGGCAACGGCTGGAAGAAGGCGGTCGAGGACGGCTGGGTCCCGGGTGTCAACCTGATCGAGGACATCACGCAGGTGGTGGAGCAGTCCACGCTGGTCATGTACCTGTTGAGCGACGCCGGGCAGGGCGCGCAGTGGCCCAACATCAAGCCCCACCTCAAACCGGGCGACGCCCTCTGCTTTTCCCACGGGTTCGCCCTCACCTACAACGACCAGACCGGCGTGGTTCCGCCGCCCGACATCGACGTGATCCTGGTGGCGCCCAAGGGATCCGGGACGACGGTGAGGCGGCTCTTCCTCGAGGGCCGGGGGATCAATTCCAGCTACGCGGTGGACCAGGACTACACGGGCCGCGCCCGGGAGCGCTGCCTGGCGCTGGGAATCGCCATCGGGTCCGGGTTCCTCTTCGAGACCAACTTCAAAAAGGAGGTCTACAGCGACCTGACGGGAGAACGGGGGGTCCTGATGGGAGCCATCTACGGACTCTGGCTGGCCCAGTACGAGGTGCTTCGGGCCCGGGGCCACAGTCCTCAGGAGGCTTTCAACGAGACCGTCGAAGAGGCGACCCAGAGCCTCTACCCTCTCATCGCCGAGAACGGGATGGATTGGATGTACGCCAACTGCTCCACCACGGCCCAACGCGGCGCCCTGGACTGGTTCAAGCGCTTCCGGGACGCCAACGTCCCCATCTTCGAGGAGCTCTACGACAAGGTGGCGCGCGGCGAAGAGACGCGCCGGGTCCTGGCTGCGAACCGGGCCGCCGACTACCGGGAGGCCCTCACCCGGGAGTTGAAGGAGGTCGAGCAATCGGAGATGTGGCGGATCGGCAAGGTGGTCCGGGAGCTTCGCCCGGAACGGCAGTCCGGGGAATGA
- the pabB gene encoding aminodeoxychorismate synthase component I — translation MKIEAMYCRSLPLSSDPAALYARLSRSRGPWAVLDSGWDPGGARGGPLSRFCVCAVDPFALLTARGDRAVLTWKDGRCERGSTLPLLRDVLKRFQLPDSNWPTPFPAGALGYFGYELGALMEPAFGAPPRADQETGLPDLWLGLFDSAVTIDLERERIVLSATGQPDSGGRARQRAESRIRELTAAVESAVAAPMRGPVPAPPASAGGDGFDSNFTPSGFARAVDRIKEFIAAGDIYQANLSHRFRTRFRKDPFRLFLDLRQAAPAPFSAFLDGGDFAVVSMSPERFLHLDPETRRVETRPIKGTRPRGRTVTEDRLLARELVHSGKDRAEHVMIVDLERNDLGRVAQVGTVQVRELSLLETFPTLFHLTSTVEGILAPGRDRVDLLKATFPGGSITGAPKIRAMQVIDELETVRRGIYTGSLGYLSFTGGMDLNVAIRTIVVRDGRAEFHVGAGIVADSDPEAEYQETLVKGRSLREALEAAETRDREPFRQTASRLLADRIF, via the coding sequence GTGAAGATTGAAGCCATGTATTGCCGGTCCCTGCCCCTTTCCTCCGACCCGGCCGCGCTGTACGCCCGGCTGAGCCGGTCCCGGGGCCCCTGGGCGGTTCTCGACAGCGGTTGGGACCCCGGAGGCGCGCGGGGCGGTCCCCTGTCCCGGTTCTGCGTCTGCGCCGTCGACCCGTTCGCCCTCCTCACTGCCCGAGGGGACCGGGCGGTCCTGACCTGGAAAGACGGCCGTTGCGAAAGAGGATCGACGCTTCCGCTCCTCCGGGACGTACTGAAGCGCTTTCAGCTTCCGGACTCGAACTGGCCCACCCCTTTTCCGGCGGGGGCCTTGGGATATTTCGGTTACGAGCTCGGGGCTCTGATGGAGCCGGCGTTCGGTGCGCCCCCGAGAGCGGACCAGGAGACCGGCCTCCCCGACCTCTGGTTGGGTCTGTTCGATTCCGCGGTGACCATCGACCTGGAGCGCGAACGGATCGTGCTCAGCGCCACCGGCCAGCCCGATTCCGGCGGCCGGGCCCGCCAACGGGCGGAATCCCGGATTCGGGAGCTGACCGCGGCAGTCGAATCCGCGGTAGCCGCCCCGATGCGCGGCCCCGTACCGGCACCGCCGGCATCCGCTGGCGGCGACGGCTTCGATTCCAACTTCACTCCTTCCGGGTTCGCCCGGGCCGTCGACCGGATCAAGGAATTCATCGCCGCCGGAGACATCTACCAGGCCAACCTCTCCCATCGCTTCCGGACACGCTTCAGGAAGGACCCGTTCCGGCTCTTCCTGGATCTGCGCCAGGCGGCCCCCGCCCCATTCTCCGCCTTCCTGGACGGTGGAGACTTCGCCGTGGTCAGCATGTCGCCGGAACGCTTCCTGCACCTGGACCCGGAGACGCGCCGGGTCGAAACCCGTCCCATCAAGGGCACCCGGCCGCGCGGGCGAACCGTCACGGAGGACCGCCTCTTGGCCCGGGAGCTCGTCCACAGCGGGAAGGACCGGGCCGAGCACGTCATGATCGTGGACCTGGAGCGGAACGACCTGGGCCGGGTGGCGCAGGTGGGCACGGTCCAAGTGAGGGAATTGTCGCTGCTGGAAACCTTCCCCACGCTGTTTCACCTGACCTCGACGGTGGAGGGGATCCTGGCGCCCGGACGCGACCGCGTGGATCTTCTCAAGGCCACCTTTCCCGGAGGCTCCATCACCGGAGCGCCCAAGATCCGCGCCATGCAGGTGATCGACGAGCTGGAGACGGTCCGGCGGGGGATCTACACCGGGTCTCTCGGGTACCTGAGCTTCACCGGCGGGATGGATCTGAACGTGGCCATTCGCACCATCGTCGTCCGGGATGGGCGCGCCGAGTTTCACGTGGGCGCCGGAATCGTCGCCGACAGCGACCCGGAGGCGGAATACCAGGAGACGCTGGTCAAGGGACGGTCCCTGCGGGAGGCCCTGGAGGCCGCCGAAACACGGGATCGCGAGCCCTTTCGCCAAACCGCCTCAAGGTTGCTGGCGGATCGGATTTTCTAA
- a CDS encoding cupin domain-containing protein, translating into MQIKQVWDLTRFRPEKMQKVNLFETPRMFCDIYCFEPGQEQKVHSHRGNDKIYHVLKGRGRFTVGEETHTLEEGEATWAPAGEPHGVLNHSGDPLICLVFMAPHPRPDRFAPAGED; encoded by the coding sequence ATGCAGATCAAACAGGTTTGGGACCTGACCCGGTTTCGCCCCGAGAAAATGCAAAAGGTGAATCTCTTCGAGACCCCCCGCATGTTCTGCGACATCTACTGCTTCGAACCGGGCCAGGAACAGAAGGTTCACTCCCACCGGGGCAACGACAAGATCTACCACGTCCTGAAGGGACGCGGCCGTTTTACGGTGGGTGAGGAAACCCACACCCTGGAAGAAGGGGAGGCCACCTGGGCCCCGGCGGGCGAACCCCACGGCGTGCTCAACCATTCCGGTGATCCTCTGATCTGCCTGGTCTTCATGGCGCCCCATCCCAGACCGGACCGATTCGCGCCGGCGGGTGAAGATTGA